The genome window TATTATCCCTTGATAAAAACAGCGATTATTTATGCTGTTCTTCGCTCTTAATTTCGGCTTCGGCATCGCGGAAACGTTCTTTCATTTCTTCAACGCCACCTTGGAATAAACTCCAAATTTTAACCACGGATTTAATTGCACTTTTTTGTACAGAATCGTTGGTTAATAAAAAAGTCGCGGACGCACCGACAATAGCACCTTTTAAAAAACGCTCATCTTTAAAATCAAAAAAGCTGGATAAACCATTGGATAATTGATGGGTTAAAGTATAATTAGGATGCGCGTGCATCAGCGGATAAATTGGCGCATTGGGATAATAATGTGCGGGGTAATTTGGTGGATAATGTGGCGCATTTTGTGCGGCATAATGCGGCGGATAATAAGCAGGCTGTGCGGGCGCAGGTTGGGCGTAATAAGCGGCATGTGGCGGTTGTGCTTGGGGTGTAGCGTATTGCGCAGCGTATTGTGCGTGGGACGGATACGGCGCAGCGGGCGGAGGCATCATGGGCGCATTTTGTGGATGAGTGTATTGCGCTTGTTGGACGGGCTGACCGTGTTGACAAGCGTGCGCATAAGCAGGCGCGCCTTGAGGATTCGCGTTAGTCGCCGCCATGGCCGCGGCCATTGCATCAGGTGGCATTCCCGTGTCATTCGGATTCATAAAAAAACTCCAGAAAAATGAAAAGGTTAAGCAGAACGATTCTGCATGACGTACAATAATGCCGTTCCCGTTAAGAACATCACGGCACTGTTAGACAATGGATTTTTCACGCCCAAGCCTTCACTGACTACGGTCACGCCCGCGGTGGCGAGGCTTCCTGCGACCGCACCCGCAAGAATGTCCCCGATTAAACCCGCGTCGGGCGTAGTATTATTTTTTAAATGAGAAGCGGTCGCGCCTGCCGCGCCCATCACCGCACCCACCCACGCCGCTCGTTTGACAGAAGAAGACAGCACAGGCGCGGATACGGGTGGATAAGCAATAGGATAAGTCATTGGAAAATAAGAATAAACCATAAAAAAACCTCGCTGAGATCAAGAAGACAACACCACATCACGCACAGCTAAACTGGCTTGCCAGCGTTCAATTAAGCCGTTTACATCTAATTGCGGTTCGTATTCTTTTATCCACTGCTCCCATAATTGTGGAGCAATCCAGTCTGGATCGTATTCAATTACAATTGATCCCACCACTAAATTAATACGCACATCAAGAATACCGCGAATCGAACGAACACGTTGCACTAATGTATCTGCTTGTTTTGCAATGGGATGTTGCAACACGCTGG of Thioflexithrix psekupsensis contains these proteins:
- a CDS encoding HMA2 domain-containing protein yields the protein MTTYFHVVHHIHGRIRLRLSPSVLQHPIAKQADTLVQRVRSIRGILDVRINLVVGSIVIEYDPDWIAPQLWEQWIKEYEPQLDVNGLIERWQASLAVRDVVLSS